The stretch of DNA tcgatttaaacaagaaataattttccaggCAGTATTATATTTCTTTCGGCTGTTGTTTTACCTCCACCCAAGCTGGGCCTAGTGACGTAATTCCCGGACATTAGCATCAGGCAAATCAACAGAGGAGACGCGTAGTTTTGTAGTTTTCCCTGCGTGCCGGTGAAAACAATTACTGTTCGGCTCACGTTTGTAACCAGCGTACGTGTTAATCAAGAAATGGCTTCGAACGACTTCATTCTGTCCTCCCGTTCAGATACGGAAGTTTCAGAAATAGAACATTACGAGCTGGAAGTTGAAGGTTCGCCAAACTCGAGCTTCGCGGCCAGCGATGAGGAATACACGCACGAGGCATATGCTGACGATCCCCTAGCACGTTTCGATTTAGGTAACAAAATCGACCCACTTCTTCCTTCGCTTTTGCTTTTCGCTTTCACTTTTACCGTAAAACGGTATGGGATGAAGCAGTATCCCTTTCTCTTTGCTTCGAACATTGCTACAACCGAAAACAGATTTGCCTTATCTTTCCTTCAGCGACGGAACCATCGACTCGCTGATGCCGTATTCTCCGGCGATCTCGGAGTTATTTTCTACAGCTTCTGCTTCGAcgactattttaagtttaaaggcgAGGTTGAAAGGTTTCCAGTCggataactttttataaaacgcttcGCTTGTACGAAGACACGTTTCCTGTGAGTTCAcaaattgtttaataatattcgtCACCTCACGATCACgtcgcttgtttgtttcttatctttcgtgttcatttgattgctttgagtataatttttcagtcaatgtcaatttgtattttagattgcgaaaattccatagtcgataattcacatcaagacctaaaatgggtttcggcttatagccgagtattatgcatttacaattcgtgtcaatcaagttgattttttccgtaagaagtttggggtctcggcttatagccaagctcggcttgtagccgaataagtacggtaaCAAAATCGACCCACTTCTTCCTTCGCTTTTGCTTTTCGCTTTCACTTTTACCGTAAAACGGTATGGGATGAAGCAGTATCCCTTTCTCTTTGCTTCGAACATTGCTACAACCGAAAACAACACATTTCTCAGGCATGGCTTCACCTCTGATGGAAGTCACAACTTGCGACACTCACAGTCCGGGTTTTACGTCACGAATTACACTCGACCCATTCCCTTTCGGCAAGCTCACCAGCTCGGTAATGGGTTTTCGAATCTCGCGTTTCCGCCACTTTGAAAATTCGTAAAAAATTCCggttttaaccaaaaacaaaaatttttgcgccattttgctcagagcgatacaaagatttctcgaagcaaaacaaaaaattcgggtttataggcactttaaatgaAGCTGGGATGATGTGCAATGTCTCGGATCTTGTAAAGACATatgatttaaattaaatttttcacAACTACACAACGAGTACATGCATGCTTTTTTTCCCTATTTAGAGTCACTTGACCTCGGAACCTTAGACAGAAAAATTGCTAATAACGGAAgtggaaatgaagaaaattattgaagatacaaaaaacgaaagaaacgcCATCCCTCCGGCTCGAGCCGAGTATCCCATCAATTACCAAAAGAGAAGGTATAACCCAGAGTGGGAGATGAAGTTCCCTTGGTTACGCTACTCTGTTACCGAGGATGGTGCTTACTGCGCGTACTGTTTTGTGTTTGCAAGTAGCCCCCCTTCTCCCTGGGAGCCACTGATTTGTGCTCCATTCAAAGACTGGAAGAACGCAGTAGGCAGTAAAAGGGGAATTCTCACTAATCACGAGCTCTCTAAAACCCATCAAGGAGCAATGTTGGCAGCTGCAAATTTCGCGGCAGTAAGCAGAAGAGAAATTGAGTCGGTCAAAGAATCCTCAAGTCGCGGATACTCCGAGATCGTTAAGAAAAGCAGGAAAATCCTCCTTGCAATACTTGATGTGGTTATTGTGCTTGCAAAAAGTGGGATCGCATTTAGAGGAAACTGGGACAGCGCAGCCATGAAGGAGAACGGTAACTTTGAATTCTTTATAAAATGGCTAGCAAAATATGATGAAAGTCTCTCAGAACATTTGTCCACTGCCGCCAAAAATGCTCGTTACCTATCCCCGCAAATCCAAAACGAAATGATAAATTGTCTTGGCGAAAGTATTCGAAATGCTCTTGTTACTGACATAAGGAAGAAGTGTTGTGGTGCAAATGATAATGCTTGTGGGCAAAAGCTAGAACTGAACAGTTGTTTTGAACGTTGCGAGAGTTATGTGACGTGTCACGTTAAGTTATAATTCAGTGCATTGTATATGTAGTTTGAGTTGACTTCATTGTTATAAGAGCCTGCAATCCTCGTGTTTGCAGTtttgccgccatgtttgtgttaCTAAGAGATTTGGTGATTAAAGCCTAATATTCTCCAGGCAAACGTTTCCTTCTTATACAACAATTTAATCACCAACTCAATGGACAAAGTACTTCGGCCGGAGCGCTTGGAAACGGACCCTAACAGTGGCGAAGCTTCGAAAGAATGGATACATTGGAAACGAACGTTTGATAACTTCTTGTCTGTGCTACCACAAACTGGCCTCAATAAGCTCTCGATATTGGCGAACTTTGTGGCTCCCTCAATTTTTCAACACATCGAAGAGTGCACCGAGTTCGAAGCAGCCGTAGGAATATTACAAGCGCTTTTTGTGAAACCTCGGAATGAGATCTTTGCCCGCCATATGCTTGCGACGAGGTGCCAACAACCTCACGAAACGTTGGATGAATTCCTCCAATCTCTCAAAACACTCAGCAAGGATTGCAATTTTCAAAGTGTCACCGCCTCTAAATACCGCGAAGAGAGCATTCGGGACGCTTTTATTACTGGATTACGGTTACCTTTCATCCGCCAGAGGTTATTGGAGAACAATACGCTAGATCTGAAAACTATGTTTGATCAAGCTCGTTCTCTGGAATTGGCTATGCGTAATTCCGAATCCTACGCTAGTCCTCCTTCTTCTGTCAATGCAGCAGTCCCGCTCGCCGCTATGGAGGATCAGGAGCAGATAGATTCTGGCACACTAGCTGCAATAGGATCAAATGCCTCCACTTGTTTCTTTTGTGGGAACAGTAACCATCCTCGTTCAAGATGCCCTGCCCGGGACGCAGTTTGCTCAAAATGTCAGAAAAGGGGCCATTTTGCGAAAGTTTGCCGTGGAAAGATCATCAGTAAGAGCAAATTTTCAGCTGCAGCCTGGTCTCCCACACTTGCTGCAGTGGGTGCTCCTGAATCCCTTTCAAAGTCTCTAGGAACTGTTACAATAGAAGGTTTGGAAGTCAAGGCCCTCTTTGATAGCGGTAGCACGGAAAGTTTTATTCATCCAAGGTTGGTGGAGAAGTCAGCTCTTACCGTTCGTCCTTCATCTAGTTCAGTATCCATGGCTACCTCAGTATCTAGTACAGTCAGTATCACTGGAACGTGTGCCGCTAATCTCTCCTACCAAGGGCATGAATATGCAGATTACAGCTTGTCGGTCTTGCCTGGACTTTGTGCTGACCTAGTCCTTGGTCTTGATTTTCAATCCCAGCATTCGAGTGTCACTTTCCATTTTGGGGGCTCTGAACCACCCTTGGCTATCTGTGGTTTTAGTAAACTGAATATAGATCCACCTGAACCGTTTGCAAATCTGACTGCAGACTGCCATCCAATTGCCTCGAAGTCTCGAAGATACAGTCAAGAGGATACCGCCTTTATTGATGAGGAAGTGAAAAGATTACTCATAGAAGGCATCATAGAGCCAAGCCTTTCACCATGACGTGCTCAGGTCGTTGTAACTAAGGACGAAAATCACAGGAAGAGGCTTGCGATCGACTATTCACAAACAATCAACCGATTCACACTTCTAGACGCTTTTCCTCTACCCAGAATAAGCGACATGGTCAATAAGATCGCCCAGTACAGAGTATTCAGCACCATTGATCTTCGAAGTGCATATCATCAAGTGCCACTTAAGGAAGCAGACAAGCCTTACACAGCCTTTGAAGCTCGAGGTAACCTCTACCAGTTCACGCGCCTGCCCTTTGGGGTCACTAATGGAGTAGCCTGTTTTCAGAGAGAGATGATGAAGTTTGTAGATCAAAATGGTCTCGAGGCGAGCTTCCCCTACCTTGACAACGTTACCATTTGTGGCAAGGACCAAGAGGATCATGACGCTAACCTGAAACGGTTTCTGGAAGCTGCCAAATGCAGAAACCTCTGTTATAACACTGACAAGTGTATTTTCTCAACCCGGCGTCTCCCTGTCTTTGGATACATCATCGAGGAGGGCACCATACGTCCAGATCCTGAACGTCTACGACCCCTTCGCGAACTCTCAATTCCACACAATTCTAAGTCCATGAGCAGGTGTCTCGGATTATTCTCTTATTATTCACAATGGATTCCAAGGTTCTCGGATCGAATCAAGCCAATTGCCTCTTGCAAGACATTTCCCTTGCCCCGGCCAGCTGTTGAAGCATTTGAGAGTCTCAAGAAGACGATAGAAAACTCTGTTGTCACCGCTATCGATGAGACCATTCCATTCGAGGTGGAAACCGATGCGTCTGAGGTGGCGCTAGCAGCCACCCTCAACCAGGGAGGAAAACCTGTTGCCTTCTTTTCCCGAACTCTTCAAGGCAGTGAACTGAAGCATGTATCCACAGAGAAGGAAGCCCAGGCCATTATAGAAGCGGTGAGGCATTGGAGACACTTTCTTTCTGGAAGACACTTCATCCTGAAAACTGATCAGAGATCGGTGGCCTACATGTTCGACAAACATCATAGAGGGAAGATAAAGAACGAAAAATTCTTGCGTTGGCGATTGGAACTCTCCTGCTTCAGCTTTGATATAGTCTATCGCCCTGGTAGAGATAACGTTCCAGCTGACACATTTTCCAGGGCTATGTGCGCCATGGCCACTGAAGATTCCCTCTTCAAGCTTCACGAGGCTCTTTGCCATCCAGGCGTGACCAGACTAAACCACTTTGTGAGAACCAAGAACCTACCTTATTCCGTCGATGAGATCAAGAAAATGACAAGCCGGTGCCCTGTATGTTGCGAATGCAGACCTCAGTTCCATCGTCCAGAGAAGGTTCCCCTTATCAAAGCCACTCAGCCATTCGAGAGGATCAATATCGACTTCAAAGGCCCCCTTCCAACGAATAACGGAAACAGGTACTTCCTCATGGTTGTTGATGAGTACTCCAGGTTCCCATTTGTTTTCCCGTGTCCTGATGTGTCTACCAACACAGTTGTTAAGTGCCTTACATCGCTCTTTTCACTTGTTGGAATGCCAGCTTATGTCCACTCAGACCGCGGAGCTTCATTTATGAGTAGAGAGTTACACGAATTCCTGTCTTCGAAAGGGGTGGCTTCGAGTCGAACTACCAGTTACAACCCGGAAGGAAACGGTCAAGCAGAGAGATGCAATGGCGTGATATGGAAAGCAGTTACTATGAGTTTGAAATCTAAGAACCTTCCACTTAAGAATTGGCAAGATGTCCTCTCTGATGTGCTCCACTCTGTCCGCTCCCTTTTGTGTACTGCCACCAATGAAACTCCTCATGAGCGATTCTTTGGTTTCTCACGCCGATCGTCTGCTGGCGCCTCCATCCCCACCTGGCTTGCTACACCTGAGCCAGTGTACATAAAACGTCAGGTGCGCACAAGTAAGATGGACCCTTTGGTGGATGAGGTGGAACTACTCCAAGCAAGCCCTCACTACGCTCATGTACGCTATCCTGAGGGTAGGGAGACGACAGTAGCTACAAAGCACCTTGCGCCGAAGGGACAAATTGTTGAGAGCCTGTCAGCACCAGGAAGTATTCCAGAGGAAGCAGAGAACTTGCCCCTTGACCCATGTGTGGGTGTTACTCCTGATGCAGAATCATCGTCTGGGCCTGAACCTCAACCCGAGCTTGCACCTGTACAGAATGCGGAACTTACACCTGTCCCGGATGTTGAACCTGCACCCGTTCGTCGCTCCCAACGAGTTCGCCGACCTGTAGTTAGACTCAATCTTTGAGGACAGGGTGAATGTGGTGCAAATGATAATGCTTGTGGGCAAAAGCTAGAACTGAACAGTTGTTTTGAACGTTGCGAGAGTTGTGTGACGTGTCACGTTAAGTCATAATTCAGTGCATTGTATATGTAGTTTGAGTTGACTTCATTGTTATAAGAGCCTGCAATCCTCGTGTTTGCAGTtttgccgccatgtttgtgttaGTAAGAGATTTGGTGATTAAAGCCTAATATTCTCCAAACGTTTCCTTCTTATACAACAAGTGTTATGGCCGACGAATCCTCAGATGTATCGATGACAGAACAACTGGCGGTTTGTATACGGCACTTGAACGCGTCATCGGACGACGAAGTTAGCGTCAATGAAGTATTCCTGGGATTTGTAGAGCTCCCGACCACTGACGCAAGCACAATCACTGATTCCCTTTTACGGAATCTAAGTAAGTGGGGCTTGGATACTGAGCGACTACGTGGAATGGGGTTTGATGGCGCCTCCAATATGAGTGGTACACAGTCAGGGGTGCAGGCAAGGATAACCCAGCGCTATCCCAAAGCTAAATATTTCACGCACTGTTCCAGCCACTGTCTAAACCTTGTTATTGTTGTCAGCTGTAATAAAATTCAGGAAATCAAAAACTTTATGACAACATTTCAGGAACTCTCCTCTTTCTTTTCGTATTCTCCCAAGAGAAAGGAGATTCTCAAGCAAAACTTCTCTACTTCTTCTGATGCCGAAGACCTTTTAGCTGACTGCCCGAAGGAAGAGCACGAAGAGAGATTGTTCAAGTCAGCTTTAAATCGAGAGAGCTTACCGACCCTAAGCGACACGCGCTGGCTTTCACGAGTTGACTCCATCCATCAGTACGCTTCTCGCCAACTACtcaaagatctacgacgcggtagCACAGGTGAAAGCCCAGTCTAAAGGAAGTCATCACACGACGCCTCGGGATTCTTTCATGGAATGGAGCAATTCCAATATATTATTTCAACTGTTTTGACCCAGTATGTCTTGGGATATACAAGACCCCTCTCTGTTCTCCTCCAGTCAAAAACATGTGACCTCGTGAAAGATCACACAGAAGCCAGAAATCTGGTCTCCCTTTTAGCTGGTTTAAGAACCGAAGAGAAGTTCGGGAAACTGTATGCAAGAGCTGTGAAGGTTGCACAGACCATCGAAGTTTTACCATCAAAGCCGAGAACTACAGTACGGCAGATGCATCGAGCAAACGCACCCGCTGAATCTATTCCAGATTTTTACAGGTACGAATCTAGCTTAATGATCGTTTTTAATTAGAAGTGAGTTGGAATTGAGACTCgtatcccggggggggggggggggaagggggactcccatatgaaacagacggggatgctcgtcggaaattttgaatttaacccctaaaggagatcaatctaggcgtggcttaagcaaattttgacccctaaaagagaccgtttaaaaacacaaaaatacgacacgcaatgagttttaatgataaaaaggcataatcatcgaatgcttttatctaacatgaaaatttaaaaggaaatttgacttctgtttctcttcgcgaaATTCTGTGTTatttcgcggaaccctaaacgagaccttggtggcataaaatattggcgctttgcccggaacaccctaagcgagaccaaaatccaacatttacacccctaagcgagacgacgagcatccccgtctgtttcatatgggagtccccccccgggACTCGTATACTTTCTATTGTTCTTTGTTCTAGGTTGAATTACTATTATCCTTTTTTGGACCATGTGATACAGCATATGAACGATCGTTTCCCCGAGGCTCTTAAAGGTGCCCTCCAAGGTACGCTACTCATCCCCTCCCCTCTGAAGAAGCTATCAACATCTGTAGAGGAAGCAATCAAGAAAGAGTTCCCTGAAGACCTACCAATGCCCCAATCATTTGAGCACGAGGTTAGCTTTGTTCTTGTTGGAAAACCCTTACAAACAGCGTTCCCCAATACAATATCTGCCAATATCCGCTCATATTACTATCTCTTCCTCTCTGGGCGCTGAATAAATTTCAAGCTTAACACTTGTAAATTAACTTACAGGTCATCCGCTGGAAATTTGCTCAACAGGACAATGATAGCATCACCTCTCTGCCCGAGTCGGTGGCTTCTTGTGACGAGCGTCTCTACCCCAACATCTCCACTATTTTTCAGCTGTTGCTGACTCTTCCA from Montipora capricornis isolate CH-2021 chromosome 9, ASM3666992v2, whole genome shotgun sequence encodes:
- the LOC138017365 gene encoding uncharacterized protein, with amino-acid sequence MKKIIEDTKNERNAIPPARAEYPINYQKRRYNPEWEMKFPWLRYSVTEDGAYCAYCFVFASSPPSPWEPLICAPFKDWKNAVGSKRGILTNHELSKTHQGAMLAAANFAAVSRREIESVKESSSRGYSEIVKKSRKILLAILDVVIVLAKSGIAFRGNWDSAAMKENGNFEFFIKWLAKYDESLSEHLSTAAKNARYLSPQIQNEMINCLGESIRNALVTDIRKKCCGANDNACGQKLELNSCFERCESYVTCHVKL
- the LOC138017367 gene encoding 52 kDa repressor of the inhibitor of the protein kinase-like, translated to MADESSDVSMTEQLAVCIRHLNASSDDEVSVNEVFLGFVELPTTDASTITDSLLRNLSKWGLDTERLRGMGFDGASNMSGTQSGVQARITQRYPKAKYFTHCSSHCLNLVIVVSCNKIQEIKNFMTTFQELSSFFSYSPKRKEILKQNFSTSSDAEDLLADCPKEEHEERLFKSALNRESLPTLSDTRWLSRVDSIHQYASRQLLKDLRRGSTAGLRTEEKFGKLYARAVKVAQTIEVLPSKPRTTVRQMHRANAPAESIPDFYRLNYYYPFLDHVIQHMNDRFPEALKGALQGTLLIPSPLKKLSTSVEEAIKKEFPEDLPMPQSFEHEVIRWKFAQQDNDSITSLPESVASCDERLYPNISTIFQLLLTLPVGSCSCERSFSALRRLKTWCRSSMASNRLNGLALAYVHSEIHIDVFPPNKTVNITEDCPHIYLLGQPLTKLNDSTCEVLRKEGCP
- the LOC138017366 gene encoding uncharacterized protein, producing the protein MDKVLRPERLETDPNSGEASKEWIHWKRTFDNFLSVLPQTGLNKLSILANFVAPSIFQHIEECTEFEAAVGILQALFVKPRNEIFARHMLATRCQQPHETLDEFLQSLKTLSKDCNFQSVTASKYREESIRDAFITGLRLPFIRQRLLENNTLDLKTMFDQARSLELAMRNSESYASPPSSVNAAVPLAAMEDQEQIDSGTLAAIGSNASTCFFCGNSNHPRSRCPARDAVCSKCQKRGHFAKVCRGKIISKSKFSAAAWSPTLAAVGAPESLSKSLGTVTIEGLEVKALFDSGSTESFIHPRLVEKSALTVRPSSSSVSMATSVSSTVSITGTCAANLSYQGHEYADYSLSVLPGLCADLVLGLDFQSQHSSVTFHFGGSEPPLAICGFSKLNIDPPEPFANLTADCHPIASKSRRYSQEDTAFIDEEVKRLLIEGIIEPSLSP